The Paenibacillus sophorae genome has a segment encoding these proteins:
- a CDS encoding ABC transporter ATP-binding protein, protein MIQPILQIENLHTHFFTEKGEVPAVDGVDLYINPGEVLGVVGESGCGKSVTSLSVLKLVPNPPGRIVDGRIVFKGTDIVPLKEKDMRKIRGNAVSMIFQEPMTSLNPLFTVGQQIVETVRLHRGLSKKEAREHAVEMLRKVGIPRPEAIIDEYPHQLSGGMRQRVMIAMSISCSPELLIADEPTTALDVTIQAQILDLIRRLNEEQGTAVMMITHDLGVVAEMCHRVAVMYAGKVVEEGSVHDIFKNPLHPYTQGLIASVPRMDETRERLYSIPGNVPILSKNMQGCRFAPRCSHVMDICRQSLPELTLQENRHSCRCWLHDHSQEDAV, encoded by the coding sequence TTGATCCAACCCATTTTACAAATTGAGAATCTGCATACGCATTTTTTTACAGAAAAAGGCGAAGTGCCTGCGGTCGACGGCGTTGATCTTTATATCAATCCCGGTGAGGTGCTGGGCGTGGTGGGAGAATCGGGCTGCGGAAAAAGCGTCACCTCCTTGTCCGTGCTGAAGCTTGTGCCTAATCCGCCGGGCCGTATTGTGGATGGCCGCATTGTATTCAAGGGTACGGACATCGTGCCCCTCAAGGAAAAGGATATGCGGAAAATTCGGGGCAACGCCGTATCCATGATTTTCCAGGAGCCGATGACCTCGCTCAATCCGCTGTTCACCGTTGGCCAGCAAATTGTCGAAACGGTGCGTTTGCACCGGGGATTGTCCAAAAAGGAAGCCCGCGAGCATGCAGTGGAAATGCTGCGCAAGGTCGGCATCCCAAGGCCGGAGGCCATTATCGACGAGTATCCGCATCAACTGTCGGGAGGTATGCGGCAGCGGGTGATGATCGCGATGTCGATCTCCTGCAGTCCGGAGCTGTTGATCGCGGACGAGCCGACAACCGCGCTCGACGTGACGATCCAAGCGCAGATTCTGGATCTGATCCGCCGTCTCAACGAGGAGCAGGGCACGGCCGTTATGATGATTACCCATGATTTGGGCGTCGTTGCGGAAATGTGCCACCGGGTGGCGGTCATGTACGCAGGTAAAGTTGTGGAGGAAGGCTCGGTGCACGATATTTTCAAAAATCCGCTGCATCCTTACACCCAGGGACTCATCGCCTCCGTGCCGAGAATGGACGAGACCCGCGAGCGCCTGTATTCCATTCCGGGCAATGTGCCTATTTTGAGCAAAAATATGCAGGGCTGCCGGTTTGCACCGCGCTGTTCCCATGTGATGGATATATGCCGCCAGTCTCTGCCGGAGCTTACGCTTCAGGAGAATCGGCACAGCTGCAGATGCTGGCTGCATGACCATAGTCAGGAGGATGCGGTATGA
- a CDS encoding TRM11 family SAM-dependent methyltransferase, with translation MDYKLTSYLYMYRSHENESGLCSLELDILLQGEVLSPGLIIAREKIDPSRSPFLSGRIDILCASDSEEAIAHFASGIRLGEGETFKLFCPKEGGGTYEERRELERKVGRQIIGTADMRSPDRVFGLARHEGMILFGEYHESDRSWQRRKLKPHNYSTGLGVALSRSAVNIAAPRPEGLRILDPCCGMGSVLIEGLSMGMVMAGCDLNPLAVRGARGNLRHFGYPENIVALGDMRDLSGHYDAAVLDMPYNLCSVLSPADTKEMLEALRRLTGRAVIISTQPVEESIAAAGFSIKGGCTVSKGSFKRTLWLCH, from the coding sequence ATGGATTACAAATTGACGTCTTATTTGTATATGTACCGCAGCCATGAGAATGAAAGCGGACTGTGTTCTCTGGAGCTGGATATATTATTGCAGGGAGAGGTTCTATCTCCTGGACTGATTATTGCCCGGGAAAAGATTGATCCAAGCCGAAGCCCGTTTTTATCGGGGAGAATCGACATTTTATGCGCTTCGGATTCGGAGGAGGCAATTGCTCATTTCGCCAGTGGGATCAGGCTTGGGGAAGGGGAGACCTTCAAACTGTTCTGTCCCAAGGAAGGGGGCGGAACCTATGAAGAGCGCAGAGAGCTGGAGAGGAAAGTCGGCAGGCAGATAATCGGAACGGCTGACATGCGATCGCCTGACCGAGTATTTGGTCTAGCAAGGCATGAGGGCATGATTCTGTTCGGCGAGTACCACGAGAGCGACAGGAGCTGGCAGCGTCGCAAGCTTAAGCCGCATAACTATTCGACGGGACTCGGCGTGGCGCTGTCCCGGTCAGCCGTCAACATTGCCGCTCCGCGTCCGGAAGGCCTGCGGATACTCGACCCCTGCTGCGGAATGGGGAGCGTGCTGATCGAAGGGCTGTCCATGGGCATGGTCATGGCCGGATGCGATCTGAATCCGCTCGCCGTGCGCGGGGCGAGAGGGAATCTGCGCCATTTCGGCTACCCGGAGAATATCGTCGCGCTCGGCGACATGAGAGATCTGTCCGGGCATTATGACGCGGCCGTGCTCGATATGCCATATAATCTGTGTTCGGTGCTCTCCCCGGCGGATACAAAGGAGATGCTGGAGGCGCTTCGCCGTTTAACCGGCCGCGCGGTTATTATTTCCACGCAGCCGGTAGAGGAGAGTATCGCAGCGGCCGGTTTTTCGATTAAAGGCGGCTGCACCGTGTCCAAAGGGTCCTTTAAGCGGACGCTTTGGCTGTGCCATTAG
- the modA gene encoding molybdate ABC transporter substrate-binding protein: protein MLKKLAMAVMAVAVFAATPLVTSGKAEAAGKTKIMVSAAASLKDSLDKIEAQYEKAHPTIDLVFNYAASGTLQKQIEQGAPADIFFSAGDKQMKALIDGGLISANKELLKNQLVVVVPSNSKAKLNTISLLTGPSFKKVAIGQPESVPAGQYAQQSLTTKKLWDPLQSKLVFGKDVRAVLSYVETGNADAGFVYKTDALTSKKVKIALTVGSFAHKPINYPIGIVKGTKHEAEAKAFYSYLQTNAATSVFKSYGFLLY from the coding sequence ATGTTAAAAAAGCTGGCAATGGCAGTAATGGCGGTGGCAGTATTTGCCGCAACGCCTCTGGTAACAAGCGGTAAGGCGGAGGCTGCAGGCAAAACGAAAATCATGGTATCCGCGGCGGCAAGCCTGAAGGACAGCCTGGACAAAATCGAAGCTCAATACGAGAAAGCTCATCCCACTATCGATCTGGTCTTTAACTATGCAGCTTCAGGCACATTGCAGAAGCAAATCGAGCAAGGAGCTCCAGCTGATATTTTCTTCTCGGCTGGCGACAAACAAATGAAAGCTCTTATTGATGGCGGACTCATCTCCGCAAATAAAGAACTGCTGAAGAATCAACTGGTGGTCGTAGTTCCTTCGAACTCGAAGGCGAAGCTTAATACGATCTCCCTGCTTACGGGTCCTTCCTTCAAGAAGGTAGCCATTGGCCAACCGGAATCCGTGCCGGCGGGACAATATGCACAGCAATCCCTGACTACCAAGAAGCTTTGGGACCCACTGCAAAGCAAGCTGGTCTTTGGCAAAGACGTACGCGCGGTGCTCTCCTATGTTGAAACAGGCAACGCGGATGCAGGTTTTGTATACAAAACCGATGCTTTGACCTCCAAGAAGGTTAAGATCGCTCTTACTGTAGGCTCTTTCGCCCACAAACCGATCAACTATCCGATCGGTATTGTAAAAGGAACTAAACATGAGGCGGAAGCCAAAGCATTCTACAGCTACCTCCAAACTAATGCTGCAACTAGCGTATTCAAATCCTACGGGTTTTTGCTCTACTAA
- a CDS encoding TOBE domain-containing protein yields the protein MKISARNQLEGRVVAIEAGPINAKVVIDAGGQTITSIISLDALEELGIKEGATVTALFKASSVLLMA from the coding sequence ATGAAAATTAGTGCTAGAAACCAGCTCGAGGGCCGTGTAGTAGCTATAGAGGCAGGACCTATCAATGCAAAGGTTGTTATTGACGCTGGTGGACAAACAATCACTTCCATCATCTCCTTGGATGCTCTTGAGGAACTCGGAATTAAAGAAGGCGCTACAGTTACCGCCCTTTTCAAAGCTTCTTCCGTCCTGTTGATGGCCTAA
- a CDS encoding ABC transporter permease, producing MSSYLLKRVMVLIPVLIGMTIIVFSIIHAIPGDPAETILGQKATEQSKQALREQLGLDKPWISQYFDYMGDLLKGDLGTSIRTKTPIAKEIMPYLAATLELTAAAMLFATFVGVNAGILSAWKQNSWFDYTAMIIALIGVSMPIFWLGLMEQLVFALKLHWLPSIGRMNQRDPVESITNLYVIDSILAGRWDQLWTVIKHLILPSIALGTIPMAIIARMTRSSMLEVMNSDYIRTAKAKGLSQFLVVYKHALKNSLIPVLTVVGLQTGALLGGAVLTETIFAWPGVGRYIFEAISSRDYPVIQSGILIIAFIFVIINLLVDLLYATIDPRIQYK from the coding sequence TTGAGTTCCTATTTATTAAAACGTGTCATGGTGCTGATTCCCGTACTGATCGGCATGACGATTATCGTATTTTCCATCATACATGCCATCCCGGGTGATCCGGCGGAGACGATCCTGGGCCAGAAGGCGACAGAGCAGTCCAAACAGGCGCTGCGGGAACAGCTCGGTCTCGACAAGCCCTGGATTTCGCAGTACTTTGATTACATGGGCGATCTGCTGAAAGGCGATTTGGGAACCTCGATCCGCACCAAGACGCCGATTGCCAAAGAAATCATGCCTTACCTGGCGGCAACGCTGGAGCTTACGGCTGCTGCGATGTTGTTCGCCACCTTCGTCGGCGTGAATGCCGGCATTTTGAGCGCATGGAAGCAGAACTCATGGTTTGACTATACCGCGATGATTATCGCGCTGATAGGTGTGTCCATGCCGATATTCTGGCTTGGCCTCATGGAACAACTGGTTTTTGCGTTAAAGCTTCACTGGCTGCCCTCGATCGGAAGGATGAATCAGCGGGACCCGGTGGAGAGCATCACCAATCTGTATGTAATCGACAGCATCTTAGCGGGACGCTGGGATCAACTGTGGACCGTCATCAAGCATTTGATTCTCCCGAGCATCGCGCTCGGAACGATTCCGATGGCGATTATCGCCCGGATGACACGCTCCAGCATGCTGGAGGTTATGAATTCCGACTATATCCGCACGGCCAAAGCCAAGGGGCTGTCACAGTTCCTCGTCGTGTACAAGCACGCCCTGAAAAATTCGCTGATTCCCGTTCTGACCGTCGTCGGTCTGCAGACGGGAGCTCTGCTCGGCGGCGCTGTGCTGACAGAGACGATCTTCGCCTGGCCGGGCGTGGGACGGTATATATTTGAAGCGATCAGCTCGCGCGATTATCCGGTCATTCAGTCCGGAATTCTCATCATCGCTTTTATTTTCGTTATCATCAATCTGCTTGTGGATCTGCTGTATGCCACCATCGATCCGCGCATTCAATACAAGTAA
- a CDS encoding ABC transporter ATP-binding protein produces the protein MSENLLEVKGLKKYYPIKKGFLNKTQGFVKAVDDISFTVRRGETFGLVGESGCGKSTTGRSLLRLIEPTNGEIIFEGQDIRKLSMEELRKRRRDMQIVFQDPFSSLDPRNTVERILEEPMIVHGVGDAKERKAAVQRLADVVGLSKAHLQRYPHQFSGGQRQRIGIARALALQPKLIVADEPVSALDVSIQSQVINLMQDLQREFGLTYIFIAHDLSVVKHICDRVAVMYLGRIVEITDKEKLYSHPQHPYTQALLSAVPEPDPDLRKERIILQGEVPSPANAPVGCAFGTRCPHVMDICRNSRPQLAETEAGHLTACYLYDGESRTQLA, from the coding sequence ATGAGCGAGAACCTGCTGGAAGTAAAAGGTCTGAAGAAATACTATCCGATTAAGAAAGGGTTTCTGAATAAAACGCAGGGCTTCGTGAAGGCGGTGGACGACATTTCGTTTACCGTCCGGAGAGGCGAGACATTCGGCCTGGTGGGAGAGAGCGGCTGCGGCAAATCGACGACCGGACGCTCACTGCTTCGGCTGATTGAGCCGACGAACGGGGAAATCATCTTCGAGGGCCAGGACATACGAAAGCTGTCCATGGAAGAATTACGCAAGCGGCGCCGGGATATGCAGATCGTATTCCAGGACCCGTTCTCCTCGCTGGACCCGCGCAATACTGTGGAGCGGATTCTGGAGGAGCCGATGATCGTGCATGGCGTTGGTGACGCCAAGGAGCGCAAGGCTGCCGTTCAGCGGCTGGCCGACGTTGTCGGCCTGTCGAAGGCTCACCTTCAGCGCTATCCGCATCAGTTCTCCGGAGGCCAGCGGCAGCGGATCGGCATCGCCCGGGCGCTTGCTCTCCAGCCGAAGCTGATTGTGGCGGACGAGCCCGTCTCCGCACTGGATGTATCCATCCAGTCGCAGGTCATTAATCTGATGCAGGATTTGCAGCGCGAATTCGGATTAACCTACATATTCATCGCGCATGATCTCAGCGTTGTAAAGCATATTTGCGACCGGGTCGCAGTGATGTATCTTGGGCGGATCGTGGAGATTACCGACAAGGAGAAGCTGTATTCCCATCCCCAGCATCCTTATACGCAGGCGCTGCTGTCGGCGGTTCCCGAGCCTGATCCTGATTTGCGGAAGGAGCGCATTATCCTCCAAGGCGAGGTGCCGAGTCCGGCGAACGCGCCGGTCGGCTGCGCCTTTGGTACAAGATGTCCGCATGTGATGGATATTTGCCGCAATTCGCGGCCGCAGCTTGCCGAGACGGAAGCGGGACACTTAACCGCCTGTTATCTATATGACGGGGAATCCAGAACGCAGCTGGCCTAA
- a CDS encoding ABC transporter substrate-binding protein, translating to MKKWGSLALTLTLGAGLVLSGCGGGNNASSNNGAATSSPASTATAGASTQDTLVVGRGGDSASLDPAIITDGESLKIDHQVFDSLLEYKPGTSEVQPSLADSWEVSTDSLTYTFKLHPGVKFHDGTDFNAEAVVFNFQRWSDPKSEYKFEGDSFDYYDSMFGPDGSRVIKDVKAVDDLTVQFTLNQPQAPFLQNLAMTSFGIASPTAIKEKKENFKNEPVGTGPFVFKEWKHNDSITLEKNASYWKEGLPKLNKVIVRSIPDNSARFNALQNGEIDLMEDLSPDDLSTLEGNSELQKIERPPFNVAYLGFNFKKKPFDNVKVRQALNYAVNKQAIIDAFFAGQAQPAVNPMPPSLWGYNDQVKDYEYDLDKAKQLLAEAGYPNGLPDTVTLYAMPVSRPYMPDGKKVAEAIQADWEKIGVKTVIESPEWATYLDDTKAGEKDDIYMLGWTGDNGDPDNFIYTLLDKDSIPGNNRNFYVNEDLHKILVAAQKETDQNKRADLYKQAQVIIKEDAPWIPLVHTTPLLAAKANLKGFVPSPTGTEYYSEVYFE from the coding sequence ATGAAGAAATGGGGCAGTCTGGCTTTAACACTAACGCTTGGCGCGGGACTCGTGCTCAGCGGCTGCGGAGGCGGCAACAACGCAAGCTCGAATAACGGTGCGGCTACCAGTTCGCCGGCCAGCACGGCGACTGCTGGCGCATCGACTCAGGATACGCTTGTTGTGGGACGCGGCGGCGACTCCGCTTCGCTGGATCCTGCAATTATTACCGATGGCGAATCTTTGAAAATCGACCATCAGGTATTCGATTCCCTGCTGGAGTACAAGCCGGGAACCTCTGAAGTCCAGCCTTCTCTGGCCGATAGCTGGGAAGTATCGACGGACAGCCTGACCTATACGTTCAAGCTGCATCCGGGCGTAAAGTTCCATGACGGCACGGACTTCAATGCCGAGGCGGTTGTATTCAACTTCCAACGCTGGAGCGATCCGAAGAGCGAGTATAAATTCGAAGGCGATTCCTTCGATTACTATGACTCCATGTTCGGACCTGACGGTTCGCGTGTCATTAAGGACGTCAAGGCTGTCGACGATCTGACCGTGCAGTTTACGCTGAATCAACCGCAGGCTCCTTTCCTGCAAAACCTTGCGATGACGTCCTTTGGCATCGCCAGCCCGACAGCGATTAAAGAAAAGAAAGAAAACTTCAAGAACGAGCCGGTCGGCACAGGCCCATTCGTCTTTAAGGAATGGAAGCATAACGATTCCATTACACTCGAAAAGAATGCAAGCTACTGGAAAGAAGGACTTCCGAAGCTGAACAAGGTAATCGTCCGTTCCATTCCGGACAACTCCGCACGCTTCAACGCGCTGCAAAACGGCGAAATCGACCTGATGGAAGATTTAAGCCCGGACGATCTGTCAACGCTGGAAGGCAATAGTGAGCTGCAAAAGATCGAACGTCCTCCGTTTAACGTCGCTTACCTTGGCTTCAACTTCAAGAAGAAGCCTTTCGACAACGTTAAAGTAAGACAGGCGCTGAACTATGCGGTCAACAAACAAGCGATCATCGACGCGTTCTTCGCAGGTCAGGCTCAGCCGGCCGTTAATCCGATGCCGCCATCCCTGTGGGGCTATAACGATCAGGTGAAGGACTATGAGTACGATTTGGACAAAGCGAAGCAGCTGCTGGCGGAAGCCGGTTACCCGAACGGCCTGCCGGATACGGTAACCCTGTATGCCATGCCGGTATCCCGTCCTTACATGCCGGACGGCAAGAAGGTCGCCGAAGCGATTCAGGCGGACTGGGAGAAAATCGGCGTGAAGACCGTCATCGAGTCTCCGGAGTGGGCAACTTATCTGGACGACACGAAAGCCGGCGAGAAGGATGACATCTACATGCTCGGCTGGACAGGCGACAATGGCGACCCTGACAACTTCATTTACACCTTGCTTGACAAAGATTCCATTCCCGGCAACAACCGTAACTTCTATGTAAACGAAGACCTGCACAAGATTCTGGTTGCAGCGCAAAAAGAAACCGATCAAAACAAACGCGCCGACCTGTACAAGCAGGCTCAGGTTATCATCAAAGAAGACGCTCCTTGGATTCCGCTCGTGCATACGACTCCGCTGCTTGCAGCCAAAGCGAATCTGAAAGGCTTTGTTCCGAGTCCGACAGGCACGGAATATTACAGCGAAGTTTACTTCGAATAG
- the modB gene encoding molybdate ABC transporter permease subunit translates to MDINWTDFMAPVWLSIKIAVITSVIVFVLAAVVAKAMANRKFPGRSLIETVLLLPLVLPPTVVGFVLLVVLGRRSWLGEWYENLTGGTILFTWGSAVIAAVVVAFPLVYRTLKAGFEEVDRDLEDAARAQGAGELQVLRYITLPLAIRTLAAGYVLGFARGLGEFGATIMVAGNIPNRTQTIPTAIYVAVDGGDMTLAWLWVISIIAISAVMLMFVNRYS, encoded by the coding sequence ATGGACATCAATTGGACCGACTTTATGGCCCCGGTGTGGTTATCGATTAAAATTGCGGTTATCACGAGCGTGATTGTATTCGTCCTGGCGGCGGTGGTCGCCAAGGCGATGGCGAACCGGAAGTTTCCGGGCCGCAGCCTGATAGAAACTGTACTGCTGCTGCCTCTGGTTCTTCCGCCTACGGTTGTAGGTTTTGTGCTTTTGGTCGTGTTGGGAAGAAGGAGCTGGCTTGGTGAATGGTACGAGAATTTAACCGGTGGAACGATTCTATTCACCTGGGGATCGGCGGTAATTGCCGCTGTCGTTGTCGCTTTTCCGCTCGTTTATCGTACGCTAAAGGCAGGCTTTGAAGAAGTCGACCGCGATTTGGAAGATGCGGCGCGCGCTCAGGGGGCGGGAGAGCTTCAAGTGCTTCGCTATATTACGCTTCCGCTGGCGATCCGAACGCTTGCGGCGGGCTATGTTCTCGGCTTTGCCCGCGGCCTTGGCGAGTTTGGGGCGACAATTATGGTTGCTGGCAATATTCCCAACCGGACGCAGACGATTCCTACCGCGATTTATGTGGCTGTGGATGGAGGGGATATGACGCTTGCCTGGCTGTGGGTCATTTCGATTATCGCAATATCGGCGGTCATGCTGATGTTTGTCAACCGCTACTCCTGA
- a CDS encoding substrate-binding domain-containing protein — translation MSDNTSYTTEEVAQLLKISKLKVYDLIKKGELSSYRVGKQMRVDSSDLEQYKQQSRESGRQASMLTSTKPGLHGISSTPNIPPPATFRSSAREIVITGQDISLDILAQHLEKFSPSLRPLRSYAGSLDSLISMYRGESDIVSTHLLDGDSGEYNIPYIRKMLVGTSYLVVRLLGRAAGLYVQKGNPKGLQSWKDLGQSGLRLVNRERGSGARVLLDEQLRLNGVKAQNIEGYATEEISHVTVAGRIARGEADVGVGNEKASRIVEGVDFIPLIQEKYDLVMLKRPDNQDWISAVLEICRSQALHNELNSLYGYDLSETGKIIYET, via the coding sequence ATGTCTGACAATACATCCTATACAACCGAAGAGGTTGCTCAGCTGCTTAAAATATCAAAACTGAAGGTCTATGATCTCATTAAGAAAGGCGAACTTTCTTCTTATCGGGTCGGGAAACAAATGCGTGTGGATTCCTCGGACCTTGAACAGTACAAGCAGCAGTCCAGAGAGAGCGGACGCCAGGCATCCATGCTGACCTCTACTAAGCCGGGACTACACGGGATAAGCTCTACCCCTAACATCCCACCCCCGGCGACGTTCCGTTCATCCGCGCGTGAAATTGTCATCACCGGTCAGGATATCAGTCTGGATATACTAGCACAGCATCTGGAGAAATTCTCTCCTTCACTGCGCCCGCTGCGTTCGTATGCAGGAAGCCTTGACAGTCTAATTTCCATGTACCGCGGGGAATCGGATATCGTCAGCACCCATTTGCTTGACGGCGATTCGGGCGAATATAATATTCCTTATATCCGCAAAATGCTCGTAGGAACCAGCTATCTTGTTGTTCGCCTCTTGGGCAGGGCCGCCGGCCTGTATGTACAGAAAGGCAATCCCAAGGGACTGCAAAGCTGGAAGGACTTGGGGCAATCCGGTCTGCGGCTCGTTAACCGGGAGAGAGGATCGGGCGCGCGGGTGCTGCTGGATGAACAACTACGCCTGAACGGAGTGAAGGCACAGAATATCGAAGGCTATGCAACGGAAGAAATCAGCCATGTGACAGTTGCCGGCAGAATCGCCCGCGGCGAGGCCGATGTCGGTGTCGGGAATGAAAAGGCCTCCCGAATAGTCGAAGGCGTGGATTTTATTCCTCTCATTCAAGAAAAGTACGATCTGGTTATGCTGAAACGACCGGATAATCAGGATTGGATCTCGGCTGTGCTCGAAATATGCCGCTCCCAAGCACTTCATAATGAGCTTAACTCGCTATATGGTTACGATCTGTCCGAAACCGGGAAGATTATTTACGAAACATAA
- the nikC gene encoding nickel transporter permease: MSQASLNVNSEAASAEKVSGPWRDAWKAFRKNKTAMLGLGIIVFFILIAALAPLIAPHDYKEQVLMDRLKAPSADHWFGTDDLGRDMFTRIIYGARISLWVGFFSVIGSIIVGTLLGVLAGFYGRWIDMLISRLFDILLAFPSILLAIAIVAILGPSLQNALYAIAIVNIPTYGRLVRAKVLSLKSEEYITAARAIGMKNTRILLTHILPNSLTPIIVQGTLGIATAIIEAAALGFLGLGAQPPEPEWGKMLSDSRQFIQKAPWTVVFPGLSIMLTVLGFNLMGDGLRDVLDPRMKN; encoded by the coding sequence TTGTCACAGGCATCATTGAACGTAAATTCGGAAGCGGCTTCTGCCGAAAAGGTCTCCGGCCCTTGGCGCGACGCATGGAAGGCATTCCGCAAAAATAAAACGGCGATGCTCGGACTCGGCATTATCGTTTTCTTCATCCTGATCGCGGCGTTGGCACCGCTCATCGCCCCTCACGATTACAAGGAGCAAGTGCTGATGGACCGGCTGAAGGCGCCGTCCGCGGACCATTGGTTCGGAACGGACGACCTTGGTAGAGATATGTTCACCCGTATCATCTACGGCGCGCGTATTTCGCTTTGGGTGGGCTTTTTCTCCGTCATTGGCTCCATTATCGTAGGCACACTGCTCGGCGTGCTTGCCGGCTTTTACGGCAGATGGATCGATATGCTCATTTCGCGTCTGTTCGATATCCTGCTCGCGTTTCCGAGCATTCTGCTGGCGATCGCCATTGTGGCCATTCTCGGGCCGTCGCTGCAGAACGCGCTCTACGCCATCGCCATCGTCAACATTCCGACTTACGGGCGGCTTGTACGCGCGAAGGTGCTCAGCCTGAAGTCGGAAGAATATATTACGGCTGCACGGGCAATCGGCATGAAGAACACCCGTATTCTGCTGACCCATATCCTGCCGAACAGCCTGACGCCGATTATCGTGCAGGGTACGCTTGGCATCGCGACCGCTATTATCGAAGCGGCTGCTCTTGGCTTTCTCGGACTTGGCGCCCAGCCTCCGGAGCCTGAATGGGGCAAAATGCTGTCGGATTCACGCCAGTTTATCCAGAAGGCGCCCTGGACGGTCGTCTTTCCGGGCCTGTCCATCATGCTGACCGTGCTAGGCTTTAATCTAATGGGGGATGGTCTGCGCGACGTGCTTGACCCCCGGATGAAGAATTAG
- a CDS encoding deoxyguanosinetriphosphate triphosphohydrolase family protein gives MRLNELREHRQYPEITRLETSRAVYERDYSRLIHSPTFRRLQGKSQVFGAGTGDYYRTRLTHSLEVAQIAREAAKSLLRSYPEVGMEQAGNPGLVIDPEVVECAAIAHDFGHPPFGHKGEEVLDSILDRLIEEKTTQKAAATGADPARKLEIYNEMRTKYEHFEGNAHNFRLIMFLEKRENIDGLNLSDAVLLGINKYPFPGTTLKKGMYLHEWEYISHIRSEWGIPEGKKTLEAQLMDLCDDIAYSAHDLEDGIKAGKIEVHEFFMHDPYILRLIVEKIMTLEDSFWHGWTEEAIRPKVEEVLNSFLRIWKEKMPTCENDYSRTRREVKAYWVSTFVASLGVIQDGDWKKVTFIKEGKEDEDLLRTVSVLKSFAWVTMIRDLRVQRLQKRSEWIVRRLWGAFLDPDTSKAIIPTDWLQRFEKDQRKQRPIWTWEHMVIDYIAGMTDAFAEKIYNEMFGLKVGSIYDLD, from the coding sequence ATGAGACTGAATGAACTAAGAGAACACCGCCAATATCCGGAGATTACCCGTCTGGAGACGTCAAGGGCCGTATATGAACGTGATTATTCCCGGCTGATTCATTCGCCGACATTCCGCAGGCTGCAGGGGAAATCGCAGGTATTCGGAGCAGGCACGGGGGATTATTACCGGACGAGGTTAACCCATTCGCTTGAGGTCGCTCAAATTGCCCGGGAGGCAGCTAAGAGCCTGCTGCGTTCTTATCCGGAAGTGGGCATGGAGCAGGCCGGTAATCCGGGACTGGTCATTGATCCGGAGGTGGTTGAATGTGCAGCGATTGCCCATGATTTCGGCCATCCTCCATTCGGCCATAAAGGGGAAGAAGTGCTCGACAGCATTTTGGACCGCTTAATTGAGGAGAAAACTACGCAGAAGGCGGCGGCGACAGGAGCGGACCCGGCACGCAAACTCGAGATTTACAACGAGATGAGAACCAAGTATGAACATTTTGAGGGCAACGCGCATAATTTCCGGCTTATCATGTTTCTGGAGAAGCGCGAGAACATCGACGGACTCAATCTGTCGGATGCCGTTCTGCTTGGAATCAATAAGTATCCGTTTCCCGGAACGACGCTTAAAAAGGGAATGTACCTGCATGAGTGGGAATATATCTCGCATATCCGCTCGGAATGGGGAATTCCGGAAGGGAAGAAGACGCTCGAAGCCCAACTGATGGATTTATGCGATGATATCGCTTATTCCGCCCATGACCTTGAGGACGGCATTAAGGCCGGGAAGATTGAAGTTCATGAATTCTTCATGCATGATCCTTATATTTTAAGGCTGATTGTCGAGAAAATCATGACGCTGGAGGATTCTTTCTGGCATGGATGGACGGAGGAAGCGATCCGGCCCAAGGTAGAAGAAGTGCTGAACTCATTTCTTCGTATCTGGAAGGAGAAAATGCCGACCTGTGAGAACGATTATTCCCGAACCCGCCGCGAAGTCAAAGCCTACTGGGTCAGCACCTTTGTCGCCAGCCTTGGCGTCATACAGGATGGTGACTGGAAGAAGGTTACCTTTATTAAAGAAGGAAAAGAAGACGAGGACCTTCTGCGCACGGTAAGCGTGCTGAAGAGCTTCGCCTGGGTGACGATGATTCGCGATCTGCGTGTTCAGCGGCTGCAGAAGCGCAGCGAGTGGATTGTGCGGAGGCTGTGGGGGGCGTTCCTGGACCCCGATACGTCGAAAGCGATCATCCCTACCGATTGGCTGCAGCGTTTTGAGAAAGACCAGCGGAAGCAAAGACCGATTTGGACCTGGGAGCATATGGTGATCGACTATATCGCCGGAATGACGGATGCTTTTGCCGAGAAGATTTACAATGAGATGTTCGGGCTTAAAGTCGGCTCAATCTATGATCTGGATTAA